A segment of the Marmota flaviventris isolate mMarFla1 chromosome 2, mMarFla1.hap1, whole genome shotgun sequence genome:
CACAAACTCAGCTGGTGAATTTCagatatcatcatcatcatcttcatcttgAGAAGATCCTGCCTGATTGGATGCACTGGCTGAGGCAGCAGCAAGTTGGGCTTGTTGGGCAGCCTGCTGCATTTGAAGCCATTCCTGTTGAGCCAATTCTGCTTGTTGCTGTCTTGCTTTTGCAAATAATTCCTGTTGCTGTCTTAATAACTCTTCTTCAGGAATGCCAAGGTTTTCCAAACGAGAGCtggcctttcttctttttaacgcTACTGTCTTGCATTCTTGTAGGACTTCTTTTACTTCACTGATGTAAGAGCCAAATCCCAAACTTTCTAGAGCTTGTATGACATGCTCTGGTGAGATGGTCTTCTTTTCCGATTTGTTGCAAATTTCATTGGCTTCAGAAGATATAAGGTGAATGAATTCGGTGCAGCAGTTCACCACCAGCTCTCGGGCATCGTTGGCCACCCGGACATTGGGGAGAGTCTCTTTGATCATCTTATTGATAGCAGCTCTGGGGATAGTGAGATCATCATCGTTGCCAGACGAGGAAGCCATCGTACCTTCCTGTCTTTCTAACCCGACTTTTAAAACACTCCCCGGCTCTAGTCCACAACTCCACCGAGATTTCTCAAAAGGTTGCCCTCAGAGTGATCCGAGGGGCGCTCTTAGAAGAGggtacagaaaatgaaaaaggggGAGGAGAGGACTTCAGAGGGCGAGGAACACTGGACTGAGAGATTAAGGGCGAGTTAGATAAGAGTAAAGTCGGGGGCTTGGAGATTCTGGGGGCAGCACTGTCCGGCTTAGGGAGGGGAACCGAAGGGTGGTCTGGAAATTTTGAGTGGATGGGGAACCACCTCCTTGTCTCCTCAGAGGGGTGGGTGCTATCGCCTAAGCTGTTCCCAACACTGCTGGCGCAAAGGCAAGATCCAGAGGAACTGGCTTCGCCGCGGTACCGGGCAGACACCCACAGGGCTCGGCTCTACAGAGCCCGAGattctgttgctgttgttgctgctgttgctgctgctgctgctgctgctgctgctgcctccgCCGTCGCCGCCGCCGCAAGCAGCCGTTGCCGCCGCCTCAGCCAAACCATCCTTCAGACACCCGCGCCGCCGCCTCACAACATGTCGGCCGCGGCCGCAGCTACAACGGCGGCGGCCGCCTAGGAACGAATACGGTCAAAACCGGGCACAAGAGAATCCTCAGTGGTGGCAGCTGTGGCCGTTTAGCTCGAATGCAGGTCGTGGAAGCCAAGACTACAGCAACGGTGGTCCCTCCAGAGGCCGGGGAAGGTTtcaacattatatatttaaatatttttactctcTGATATCTTTCTGTTCTCATCTTGGGATAcagatacacatttttttttttttttataacttagtATTATCCCACAAGTCAGACACATTGtttattgtgttttcttctttctctttagcttaggttttcttaatttgaaaaaataaaaaaaaaaacatgtaactcaatttttaaaaaaataaacaaaacactaatgAAAAATCTCTCCAGCGGAGATGTACCAATTGCAAATAAGTTTATGAAAAATTGCTCAATGTCTTTTCCCAATGGATaattacaaactttaaaaaaacgtAGAAACACCGATACATTTCTGTTAGAAGGACTAAAATTCCCAAACCCGACAACTACAAATATTGGAAAGCATAGGGAACAAAAAGGACTTTCATTCATTGCTGGctggaatataaaatgatacaacTACTATGTATGAGATTTGGCAGTTtctaaaaaaactaaatgtagTATTATCCCACAATCCAGCAATTGAGCTGCATGGTATTTACTCAAATGAGTTTAAAACTCATATCCACACAAAAAAGCAATATACAGTTGTTTATAGGAAGTAAATTCATAATCGGTCCAAACTGTAAGCCCCAAAGATGCTCTTAAAATGCAAATAGAATATTATAAAAGgataagaagaaataaactatCAAGACACagaaagttgggctggggatgtggctcaagcggtagcgcgcttgcctggcatgcttgtggcGCTGGGTTCATACTTAGCACCATatgcaaataaagatgttgtgtccaccgaaaactaaaaaataaatattaaaaaattctctctctctctcttaaaaaaaaaagacacagaaagtCATGAGAACACCTTAAATAAGCATTGCTAACTTAAAGATACAAGTCTGAAATCCAGTCTGAAAGGATTATTCTAACTTTATGGAATTCTGAAAAGCTCAAAACTATCAAACATTAGATCAGTTATCCCAGAGGGTGTGAGCTTTGGTCAGCACACTTAGAATTATATACACAAAGAGTGAACCCTGATCCAAACTATGCAAAATGCTTAATAACATGttgatactgtttttttttttttttaattttaagaaatgttttaaactaAGACAATGTGTTAGTAATAAGGGAAACTGTAAGCAGAGATTAGAAGGAGATTAAGTAAACTCTACACAatttgttcaatttatttttgtatattaaaactTCTAATAACTAAAATCtactaattaagaaaaaaatgaaggtagagaaaAACTTCAGTTCTGGTAATGGTGAAATAGTTTATACATAAGTAAATCTTCCAGAGACCATAATGATAAAttatggacaaaatatatttaaaaagaaaatttaaaggtactctagaaaaaaaaaacagaaaagctaaaaatagatGGATCTGACCTCTGAAAGAAGACAGACGTGCTAACTGGGCCCTTGTTAATATGACATTTTCTGTGAAATGACTCCTTTGTCCATATAGCTAGTGGTGGCTAACATATGTGTAGAAATGATTCATCTTACTATGTCATCAGAGGACTGAGTTCAAGTTTTTCAAACCAGATAGAAATTAAGAGTTTGGGAAATGAACAGTCCTgtactgaaaataaatgaaccacAGAGAAGCAAGTTCAGAATTTTAAGGAAAATCTTCCCTTAAATCAACATTTGACATTTTCACTGATCTTCTGCTGGGGAGACTTTGCAAAGCCTAATGGAGAACAACAGCTGGcaggttaaaacaaaacaaaacaaagcaaaactctaAGACTAGATTCTACTTCTACTCACCACATGGTTGAAAGAGTTTCAGGATTAAATCTTAAGCTACTGGGGAACTGTAAACATGAGAGATTGTCCAATAAACTTCAAGAATGACAATGGAAAGACTATATTCCAGATATAAGAAATTtgcattgaggaaaaaaaaactaaacaaacccCTTTTTAAGATATAAACATTAAGCTTATACAAGTTCAGAGTCATTAGCTAATAACTTCCCTTCTATCCATAAAAACATAGTATTTTAAGGGAAAAAGACAGAATAAGGATCTTATGACATATATTACAAAGTGTCTAGCATGCAACAATCACTAGACATgtgcaaaataaggaaaatattagcTAAAGTCAGTAAACAGTCAACCAGAGCCAAAACGTTGGGACTATAAGTAGGGTTTTACAATATGTTCAAAAacttaatgaaacaaaataatcatGTAATTGAATATATTGGGTACATCATCGTGTAAAGTCAACTTCATAAAGAATCATGTGAAAACTGTAGAACTGAAAAGAATAACTTCTGAAAGGAAAATATGTTATATTACATTACAGAAGAGATGACCAGTGATGCTgaatatagattaaaaatatgttgaatataaagaaaaaaaattcagagatttGAGGCAATATAAATGTGAGCATTATGTGTAACTAAAGTATGACTTTCTATGGAAAGacagaacaaaaaaaatggaacagaaaaaaattgcttgAATAAATGATGATTACAATTTCCCAGAGTATGGTGAAGACATTATTTTTCAGACGTTGATGATcataaaaagtacaaagaaaagcTACATGCAGGCCCATTATAATCAAACTGTTAATTCAAATCTATAGAAAACtctttgaaaacaagaaaagtaCCTTATATATTGAATAACaatcaggaaaaaataagaaacaaattaatGAAAGCCACAAGATTATAAACAAATTATGAATAGGAAGCAATAGAAAAGGAAGCAACAGATTTTTACACCcagaaaaaaaactgtaaaaaataaaaatttaataccaaaattaatttttcatatatattaaagCTCAGAGACAAAGGCAAATAACAAAAGATAGAACTTAGATCTAAGGGAAAGAGCACTTACACCTAAAATGGTAGATATATGGCTtagtattacttttatttttgttttttaaaattgaattatatcATAACTGActcatttaagaatatttataagATTGTATATGATATTTActtcaaaaataaagcaaaccatTATCAGTGATAgaatattttgaattgaattaTAATGAATTTCAATGTATCAAAATATGTCAGATTTTATTATAACCTATTTTTAGAGCAATAgtttaagattaaatttaaatgcctcttaagaaaaaagtttcttgaaaaattttagcaaaatcataaaagaatgaattaaacccaagataagtagaaaaaaataaaattattaagataaagaaaacagaaagaataaaaaataatttgtaaagaacATTAACAAAGTCATACTTGTTTTACTGAGAATATTACTaaaacttatttttgaaaaacacaatCTTGAAAGTATAATTAGGCATTTTATGAGCAACTTCATGTGCAGAAAAAATATCTACTCAAGAATCATTCGACAAAACATTAAGTACTAGTGTACTCATATACATAAAGTCAATTCTGGGAAAAGGTGATAAGTAGTTTTCTCCAATGCATAAAAATATGCTACTAAGTGAGCTTTACTTCAGGAATGTGAGGGaagtttaaaacaaataaaaacaacttgttaatatattaaaaaggagaaaatatgacaaaattctgcatagaatattttataaaattcaccaTTCAGTTTATGGCACACTTAGCAATCTAGAAAGAATTAGATATTATAAGACAATGAAAAATGCCTACAAAGAATCGCAACAAATCTACCACTTCATTGTAAATTCATTAGTTGGCCTTCCTAATCAGGCTGCCCCCTCacctatatttaatttttgctgAGGAGATGAATTTAGCaaacttaataagaaaaaataaagcacataaaagtgaaataaataaaaacaaaataaaactgtgatTATCTGCACAATACAAATAAGCTTATTTATgtagaaa
Coding sequences within it:
- the LOC139704680 gene encoding protein Dr1; the encoded protein is MASSSGNDDDLTIPRAAINKMIKETLPNVRVANDARELVVNCCTEFIHLISSEANEICNKSEKKTISPEHVIQALESLGFGSYISEVKEVLQECKTVALKRRKASSRLENLGIPEEELLRQQQELFAKARQQQAELAQQEWLQMQQAAQQAQLAAASASASNQAGSSQDEDDDDDI